In Cryptococcus gattii WM276 chromosome A, complete sequence, one genomic interval encodes:
- a CDS encoding Glycerone kinase, putative (Similar to TIGR gene model, INSD accession AAW41365.1) — MTDRHIFPDHKTLVFRSIRGLVASHPYLSLIPSQKVVYRADHDPSKVSLICGGGSGHEPGTVGFVGAGLLTASVAGDVFASPSARQVMEAIKRVHSDKGTILIITNYTGDNLHFGLAKLMAQSAGLKNVELVVVGDDVSVPKSRGKYVGRRCLAGITLVCKILGAASEVDVEFRDLVTLGRSLSANTASIAMALDHCHVPGRSGEADWHLPEGKVEIGLGLHNETGVFSIPQPPPDVLINKLLDLLLKQDDPERSFVKFKDGDELVLLVNNMGGMSVLEMGSVVDEVLIQLESRGIVPTRILNGPFMGSMNMPGISLSLLNLTNVAEECSFVDTSKLIGFLDAPHNSVAWPATSQIYPLPEKLANRKREDKFVDVEEEKKEEVTGGPQLFGDKELIRKAMKQAAEDVLASEPKLTKWDTIVGDGDCGETCALGAQATLKALKEGLGSDGELVHFFRVLTEVIDGSMGGTLGAIFSIFLAGLTTALIDAASSSNGAPELTPAFFGQVTSSALETLKARTAARVGHRTVMDALIPFGETLAESGDLKKAVEACRQGGESTVDLQAKLGRATYVGQLEGDMPPDPGAMAFVTVVEGILKAYSS; from the exons ATGACAGACCGACACATCTTCCCGGACCACAAGACTCTGGTCTTCAGATCCATCAGAGGTCTCGTTGCTTCTCACCCCTATCTTTCCCTGATCCCCTCCCAGAAGGTCGTTTATCGAGCAGACCACGACCCTTCCAAGGTCTCTCTTATTTGTGGCGGTGGTTCCGGCCACGAGCCTGGTACTGTCGGATTCGTTGGAGCTGGTTTGCTCACAGCAAGTGTTGCTGGTGATGTGTTTGCCAGTCCTAGTGCAAGACAGGTGATGGAGGCTATCAAGCGCGTCCACAGCGACAAGGGTACCATTCTGATTATTACAAACT ACACCGGCGACAACCTTCATTTCGGGCTGGCCAAGCTTATGGCTCAGTCAGCTGGTTTGAAAAACGTCGAGCTCGTGGTTGTTGGCGATGACGTTTCAGTGCCGAAATCCCGAGGAAAATATGTTGGTCGAAGGTGTCTTGCCGGCATAACTCTTG TCTGTAAAATTCTCGGTGCTGCCTCCGAAGTTGATGTGGAATTCCGAGACCTCGTAACACTGGGTCGCTCCCTTTCGGCCAATACTGCCTCCATCGCCATGGCCTTGGACCACTGTCACGTTCCAGGCAGGTCCGGAGAAGCCGACTGGCACTTGCCCGAAGGTAAAGTCGAGATTGGTCTCGGCTTGCACAACGAAACT GGTGTTTTCAGCATTCCTCAGCCTCCTCCTGATGTTCTCATCAACAAGCTTTTGGATCTCTTGCTCAAGCAAGACGACCCCGAGAGATCTTTTGTCAAGTTCAAGGATGGTGATGAGCTCGTTTTGCTCGTGAACAACATGGGCGGTATGAGTGTCCTTGAGATGGGCTCTGTTGTTGATGAAGTCCTTATTCAGCTCG AATCCCGAGGTATCGTCCCCACACGAATCCTCAATGGCCCCTTCATGGGCTCCATGAACATGCCCGGTatctctctctccctcctcaacctcaCCAACGTCGCCGAAGAATGTTCCTTTGTAGACACTTCAAAACTCATCGGTTTCCTTGATGCCCCACACAACTCTGTCGCTTGGCCTGCTACGAGCCAGATTTACCCCTTGCCTGAAAAGCTGGCAAAcaggaagagggaggatAAGTTTGTGGAtgtggaagaggaaaagaaggaggaggttACTGGTGGACCTCAATTGTTCG GTGATAAGGAGCTTATTCGCAAGGCTATGAAGCAAGCAGCTGAGGATGTGCTTGCTAGCGAACCCAAGCTTACCAAGTGGGATACC ATTGTCGGTGATGGTGACTGTGGAGAAACATGTGCCCTTGGTGCCCAGGCGACCCTTAAAGCTCTCAAAGAAGGCCTTGGCTCCGACGGCGAACTGGTCCACTTTTTCCGAGTCTTGACTGAAGTCATCGACGGTTCAATGGGCGGTACCCTCGGCgccatcttctccatcttccttgcCGGTCTCACTACCGCCCTCATCGACGccgcctcttcctccaacGGTGCCCCCGAACTCACCCCTGCCTTCTTCGGCCAAGTTACTTCTTCTGCCCTCGAAACTCTCAAAGCCCGTACTGCCGCCCGAGTCGGTCACCGAACCGTCATGGACGCGCTTATTCCCTTTGGGGAGACACTTGCCGAGAGTGGAGATTTGAAGAAGGCTGTGGAGGCTTGTAGGcaaggaggagagagcACGGTGGATTTACAAGCCAAGCTGGGTAGAGCGACGTATGTCGGCCAGTTGGAGGGTGACATGCCCCCCGACCCTGGAGCGATGGCGTTTGTGACTGTGGTGGAAGGTATTCTCAAGGCTTATAGTTCTTAG